The genomic interval CTGTGGCGCGAGGGCAACACGGGGGTGCTGCGCCGGGCCGACGACATCTGCCTCGCGGAGGGCGCCGCGTGGTCCGAGGAGATCACCGGCACCAATGCGATCGGCACGGCGCTGGCGTCCCGCGCCCCGGTGCAGGTGCACTCGGCGGAGCACTTCGTGCGCACCCTGCACGGCTGGACGTGCGCGGCGGCCCCGGTGCGCGATCCCCGGGACGGCCGGCTGATGGGGATCGTGGACATCAGCGGGCCCGCGTCCACCTTCCACCCGACGACGCTGGCCCTGGTGCGGTCGGTGGCCCGGCTGGCGGAGAGCGAGATCCGGGTGCGGCACCTGGAGGCGGTGGACCGGCTGCGGGCGGTGGCCGCGCCGGTGCTGAGCCGGATCGGCGGCCGGGCGGTGGCGGTGGACGGACACGGCTGGACGGCGGCGGTGACGGGGATGCCCCGGTGGACCGGCTGCCGCTGCCGAAGTCGCTGGGGCCGGGCCGGGTGTGGCTGCCGTCGCTGGGGATGTGCCGGGTGGAGCCGCTGCCGGGCGGTTGGCTGGTCCAGGTCGCGGACGGGGCGATGGACAGCCCGCCGCGCCGGGTGGTCCTCGATCTGAGCCGGCCGCGCGCGCTCGCGGTGAACGTGGTGAGCCCGGTGGGCACCTGGACCCAGCGGCTCTCCCCGCGCCACGCCGAGCTGCTGTACGCGCTGGCGGTGCACCGGGAGGGGCGTACGGCGTCCGAGCTGGCCCAGGACCTGTTCGGTGACGCGACCAGGACGGTGACGGTGCGGGCCGAGATATCGCGGCTGCGGCGCCATCTGGCCGAGGTGCTGGCGCACCGCCCGTACCGGTTCGGCGAGGGCGTGGAGGTGGAGGTGATCCACCCGGAGCACCCGGCCGATCTGCTGCCGCGCTCGCAGGCCCCGGTGGTCGCGGCGGCGCGCGAGGCGCGGGAGCGGGAGGCGCGGGAGCGGGAGGCGCCGGAGCCCCGGTGACCTGGGGCCGGGTGGGGCGAGGGGTGCGGGGCATGGTTGTCTGGCAGCCATGAGCGACCCCGCACGTCCCGCACCGCCGGCCTCCGAAGAGGTGACCATCTGGTCCCTGGAGCAGACCTCCCCCGATGATCTGCGGCCGTCCGCCGTGCCGGACGCGGAGGTCCGGATCGTGCGGTCCGAGGTGCCGCTGCCCGAGTTCAGCCGCTTCCTGTACACGGCGGTGGGCGGAGACATCCGGTGGACGGACCGCCTCGGGATGACGTACGCGCAGTGGCAGGAGGCCCTGGAGCGGCCGGGCGCGGAGACCTGGGTGGCGTACGCGAACGGCACCCCGGCGGGCTACGTCGAGCTGGACCCGCAGGACGACGGGGTCGTCGAGATCATGTACTTCGGGCTGATCCCGGCCTTCCGGGGGCGGCGGATCGGCGGTCATCTGCTGTCGTACGGCACGGCCCGCGCCTGGGACCTGGGCGAGCGGTGGCCCGAGCGGCCGGCGACGAAGCGGGTGTGGCTGCACACCTGCTCAAAGGACGGTCCGCACGCGATGGACAACTACCTGAGGCGCGGCTTCCGGCTCTTCGACACCCGGACCGAGCTGGAGGAGCCGGTGGACACCCCCGGCCCGTGGCCGGGCTCCGGCCGCTGAGCGGTGCCCCGCGCGCAGCCGTAGCCGTTTCCGCGGCAAATCCCCTTGGTTGTCCGGTTTTACGCTCCACCCGGCGTCCGCCCCGTGCGTGACGGGCGCCACAGCGTCTCACTAGGCGGGACCACGCCGTCCACATCATGGATAGTGGTGGACTGCCGCGAGATCCCCATGACACGCTTCCGTCATGTCCGGAACTGGAATTGCCTTGGTGAGTCGACGCCACGTCGACCTCGGCCGCATGTCCAGCGCCATCTGTCCGGCGAGCTGAGAGTCCCAGCACCGCCGCGATCCCTTTCTTTCTCCGCTACCCCTGCGCACCGCCGCGCCTCACGCGAGTGTGCAGTTCAGAGCCGCCCTCCCGCAGTCCCGAAGGACGTACCGTCATGGCCGCAACCCCGGAAAAGCCCGCGCCCGCCGCGCCCCGCCGCAAGGTGGGCCGCCACCGCGGCGAGGGCCAGTGGGCGCTGGGGCACTACACCCCCCTCAACGGCAATGAGCAGTTCAAGAAGGACGACGACAGTCTCAACGTGCGGACACGCATTGAGACGATCTACTCCAAGCGCGGATTCGACTCGATCGACCCCAACGACCTTCGTGGGCGCATGCGTTGGTGGGGGCTCTACACCCAGCGCAAGGCCGGCATCGACGGCGGCAAGACCGCGGTGCTGGAGCCGGAGGAGCTGGAGGACAAGTACTTCATGATGCGGGTCCGCATCGACGGCGGGAAGCTGACCACCGAGCAGCTGCGCGTCATCGGCGAGATCTCGCAGGAGTACGCGCGGGGCAGCGCGGACATCACCGACCGGCAGAACGTCCAGATGCACTGGATCCGGATCGAGGACGTCCCGGCGATCTGGCAGAAGCTGGAGGCCGTGGGGCTCTCCACGACCGAGGCGTGCGGCGACTGCCCCCGCGTCATCATCGGCTCACCCGTGGCGGGTATCGCGGCCGACGAGATCATCGACGGCAGCCCGGCGGTCGACGAGATCCACTCCCGCTACATCGGCAGCCCCGAATTCTCCAACCTGCCGCGCAAGTTCAAGACCGCGATCTCCGGGTCCCCGGTCCAGGACGTGGTCCACGAGATCAACGACATCGCCTTCGTCGGCGTCGAACACCCCGAGCACGGACCGGGCTTCGACCTCTGGGTCGGCGGCGGGCTCTCGACCAACCCCCGGCTGGCCGAACGCCTCGGCACCTGGGTGCCGTTGGACGAGGTGCCGGACGTCTGGGCGGGCGTCGTCGGCATCTTCCGCGACTACGGCTACCGGCGGCTGCGCAACCGGGCGCGGCTGAAGTTCCTGATGGCCGACTGGGGTCCGGCGAAGTTCCGCCAGATCCTGGAGGACGAGTACCTGAAGCGCCCGCTCCTTGACGGCCCCGCCCCGGCCGAGCCGCGCAGCCGGTGGCGCGACCACATCGGCGTCCACCAGCAGCAGGACGGCCGCTTCTACGTCGGTTTCGCCCCCGGGTGGGCCGGGTCGACGGCTCGACGCTCGCCAAGATCGCGGAGCTGGCCGAGGCGCACGGCTCCGGCCGGGTCCGGACCACCGTCGAGCAGAAGATGATCATCCTCGACGTCGAGCAGGACCGCGTCGAGTCCCTGTCCGCCGGTCTGGAGGCGCTCGGCTTCCAGGTGAAGCCGTCGACCTTCCGGCGCGGCACGATGGCCTGCACCGGCATCGAGTACTGCAAGCTGGCGATCGTCGAGACCAAGGCGCGGGGCGCCTCGCTCATCGAGGAACTGGAGCGCAGGCTCCCCGACTTCGACGAGCCCCTGACCATCAACATCAACGGCTGCCCCAACGCCTGCGCCCGCATCCAGACCGCGGACATCGGCCTCAAGGGCCAGCTCGTCCTGGACGAGAACGGCGAGCAGGTGGAGGGCTACCAGGTCCACCTGGGCGGCGCCCTCGGCCTGGAGGCCGGCTTCGGCCGCAAGGTGCGCGGCCTGAAGGTCACCTCGGCCGAACTGCCCGACTACGTCGAGCGGGTGCTCGGCCGGTTCCAGGAGGAGCGCGAGGCCGACGAGCGCTTCGCGACCTGGGCGGCCCGCGCCAGTGCGGAGTCGCTGTCATGAGCGAGCGCGCCGCCCCGTTCCACTGCCCCTACTGCGGCGACGAGGACCTGCGCCCGCACGAGGCCGGGCACGGGGCATGGGAATGCGCCTCCTGCAATCGAGCGTTCCAGCTGAAGTTCCTGGGCCTGCTGAGCCGGGGGCTGACGCCCAACAACGTTGGAGGGGACGGGATATGACGGTCACCCAGAACATCGACACGCTCACCGACGAGGACCTGCGGGAGCTGGCCGAGCGGGCCGGGCGCGAGCTGGAGGACGCCTCCGCCCTCGACATCCTCAGGTGGGCCGCCGACACCTTCGGGCCCCGGTTCTGTGTCACCTCCTCGATGGAGGACGCGGTCGTCGCCCACCTCGCCTCCCGGGTGATGCCCGGCGTGGACGTGGTGTTCCTCGACACCGGCTACCACTTCGAGGAGACCATCGGGACCCGGGACGCGGTCGACGCCGTCATGGACGTCAACGTCATCACGCTGACCCCGCGGCAGACGGTCGCCGAGCAGGACGCCGAGTACGGGCCGAAGCTGCACGACCGCGACCCCGACCTCTGCTGCAAGCTGCGCAAGGTCAAGCCGCTGGAAGAGGGCCTGACCGGATACGCCGCCTGGGCGACCGGGCTGCGCCGCGACGAGTCCCCGACCCGGGCGAACACCCCGGTGGTCGGCTGGGACGAGAAGCGCCGGAAGGTGAAGGTCTCGCCGATCGCCCGCTGGACCCAGGACGACGTGGACGCCTACGTCGCCGAGCACGGAGTGCTCACCAACCCGCTGCTGATGGACGGCTACGCCTCCGTGGGCTGCGCGCCCTGCACCCGCCGGGTGCTGGAGGGCGAGGACGCCCGGGCCGGCCGCTGGGCCGGGCGCGGCAAGACCGAGTGCGGGCTGCACGGCTGATGACGACTGATCAGGAGACTTCGATGAGCGTGACGGAGACGGGGGCCACCGTCTGGCTGACCGGTCTGCCGAGCGCCGGCAAGACCACCATCGCCTATGAACTCGCCGGGCGGCTGCGCTCCGAGGGCCACCGCGTGGAGGTGCTCGACGGCGACGAGATCCGCGAGTTCCTCTCGGCGGGCCTCGGCTTCTCGCGCGAGGACCGGCACACCAACGTGCAGCGGATCGGCTTCGTCGCCGAGCTGCTGGCGGCCAACGGCGTCAAGGTGCTGGTCCCGGTCATCGCCCCGTACGCGGACAGCAGGGACGCCGTCCGCAAGCGGCACCAGGCCGAGGGCACCGCGTATCTGGAGGTGCACGTCGCCACTCCGGTCGAGGTGTGCTCGGAGCGCGATGTGAAGGGTCTCTACGCCAAGCAGGCGGCGGGCGAGATCAGTGGCCTCACCGGGGTGGACGACCCCTACGAGGCGCCGGAGTCACCGGATCTGCGGATAGAGTCGCACCGCCAGACCGTGCAGGAGTCCGCGGCGGAGCTGTACGCGCTGCTGAGCGAGAGGGGTGCGGCATGACGACCGTCGCGACCGTGCATGAGGGCACCGACCATCCGTACGCGCTGAGCCACCTGGACTCGCTGGAGTCCGAGGCGGTGCACATCTTCCGCGAGGTGGCGGGCGAGTTCGAGCGGCCGGTGATCCTGTTCTCGGGCGGCAAGGACTCGATCCTGATGCTGCACCTGGCGCTCAAGGCGTTCGCGCCGGCGCCGGTGCCGTTCGCCCTGCTGCATGTGGACACCGGGCACAACTTCCCCGAGGTGCTGGCCTACCGCGACCGCGTGGTCGCCGAGCACGGGCTGCGGCTGCACGTCGCCTCCGTGCAGGAGTACATCGACGCCGGGAAGCTCCGCGAGCGCCCCGACGGCACCCGCAACCCGCTCCAGACCGTGCCGCTGACCGAGGCCATCCAGCAGCACCGCTTCGACGCGGTGTTCGGCGGCGGCCGGCGCGACGAGGAGAAGGCGCGCGCCAAGGAGCGGGTCTTCTCGCTGCGCGACGAGTTCTCCCAGTGGGACCCGCGCCGCCAGCGCCCCGAGCTGTGGCAGCTGTACAACGGCCGGCACGCGCCCGGCGAGCACGTCCGGGTCTTCCCGATCTCCAACTGGACCGAGCTGGACGTCTGGCAGTACATCGAGCGCGAGGGGATCGAGCTGCCGGAGATCTACTTCGCCCACGAGCGCGAGGTGTTCAACCGCAACGGCATGTGGCTGACCGCGGGCGACTGGGGCGGCCCCAAGGAGCACGAGAAGACGGAGACCCGGCAGGTGCGCTACCGCACGGTCGGCGACATGTCGTGCACCGGCGCCGTCGACTCCGACGCCACCACCCTTGACGCCGTGATCACCGAGATCGCCGCCTCCCGGCTCACCGAGCGGGGCGCGACCCGCGCCGACGACAAGATGTCCGAGGCCGCGATGGAGGACCGTAAGCGCGAGGGGTACTTCTGAGGGCCTCTCGCGTGGACCATGCCGGGCTCGCGCGGCCTGGCTCCGCACCTCGCCGCGTTGTCGTCCATCGCCAACGCTCGGCGTTGCCTCAATCCTCCGCCTTGCGACGCACGGCACCAGACCCCGCTCCCTGATCCGGCCTGATCCACACGAGAGGCCCCCATGACCACCACAGCTGAGCAGTTGAGCGCCACCACCCTGCTGCGCTTCGCCACCGCCGGCTCCGTCGACGACGGCAAGTCCACCCTCGTGGGACGGCTGCTGCACGACTCCAAGTCGGTCCTCACCGACCAGCTGGAGGCCGTCGAGCACGCCTCGCGCAACCGGGGCCAGGAGGCGCCGGACCTGGCGCTGCTCACCGACGGGCTGCGCGCCGAGCGCGAGCAGGGCATCACCATCGACGTGGCCTACCGCTACTTCGCGACGCCCCGGCGCCGGTTCATCCTCGCCGACACCCCGGGCCATGTGCAGTACACCCGCAACATGGTCACCGGAGCCTCCACGGCCGAGCTGGCCGTGGTCCTGGTCGACGCCCGCAACGGGGTGGTCGAGCAGACCCGCCGGCACGCCGCCGTCGCCGCCCTGCTGCGCGTCCCGCACGTCGTCCTGGCCGTCAACAAGATGGACCTGGTGGAGTACGCGGAGCCGGTGTTCGCCGCGATAGCCGAGGAGTTCACCGCGTACGCGGCATCGCTCGGGGTCCCCGAGATCACCGCGATCCCGATCTCCGCGCTGGCCGGCGACAACGTCGTGGAGCCGTCCGCGCACATGGACTGGTACGGCGGCCCGACGGTCCTGGAGCACCTGGAGACCGTCCCGGTCAGCCACGACCTGACCGGCTGCCACGCCCGCTTCCCGGTCCAGTACGTGATCCGGCCGCAGACCGCGGAGCACCCCGACTACCGGGGCTACGCGGGCCAGATCGCCGCCGGCGTGTTCCGGGTCGGCGAGTCCGTGACCGTGCTGCCCTCGGGCCGTACCTCCACGATCGAGGGCATCGACCTGCTCGGGGAGCCCGTGGACATCGCCTGGGCGCCCCAGTCGGTGACCCTGCGCCTGGCGGACGACATCGACGTCTCGCGCGGCGACCTCATCGCGCCGGTGGACGACGCGCCGGCCGTCACCCAGGACGTCGAGGCGACCGTCTGCCATGTCGCGGACGAACCGCTCACCGTGGGCCGGCGGGTGCTCCTCAAGCACACCACGCGCACGGTCAAGGCGATCGTCAAGGACATCCCCTCACGGCTGACCCTGGACGACCTCTCGCAGCACCCGGCCCCGGGCAAGCTGGTCGCCAACGACATCGGCCGGGTCGTGGTCCGGACCGCCGAGCCGCTGGCGCTCGACGCGTACGCCGACTCGCGCCGCACCGGTTCCTTCCTGCTGATCGACCCGGCGGACGGCACCACCCTCTCGGCGGGCATGGCGGGCGCCTCGTTCGCCGCCGCCGAGGAGCCGCCGGCCGCGGACGACGACGCGGAGTGGGACTTCTGATGAGCACGGACTTCTTCTCGACCTTCGCCAAGGAGGGCGGCCGCGTCGGCAGCGGCGCGCTGGGCAGCGGTCAGGGCGGTGTCGGGCGATGTGCGCGATGACGTACGCGCACTGCCCGCGCGCCCTGCAGCACCACCAGCACCGCACGCACCGCCTGTTCAGACGAAGACCTGCCGACTTCCCGGCCGCGCCCCCGCACGCACGAGGGGCGTGAGCACCGGGCCTCCGAGAGGAAGACCTCCCGTGCCTGCCCCCCGTACCACGCTGCGCCGCAACATCGCCGCCGTCGCCGCCCTGCCCCTGCTGGCCGTGGCGCTGACCGCCTGCGGCTACGGCTCCGACTCGGCGGACGACGCCAAGAAGGTCAACGCGGCCAGTGGCAAGAAGCTCTCCGCCGACACCGTGCGCATCGGGTACTTCCCGAACCTCACGCACGCCACCGCGCTCGTGGGCGACCAGGAGGGTCTGTTCCAGAAGGAGCTGGGCGGCACCCAGCTCAAGACGGCCACCTTCAACGCCGGCCCGTCCGAGATCGAGGCGCTGAACGCCAACTCGATCGACATCGGCTTCATCGGCCCCTCGCCGTCCATCAACGGCTACACCAAGTCCAAGGGCCAGAACCTGCGGATCATCGGCGGCTCCGCGTCCGGCGGCGTCAAGCTCGTCGTGAACCCGAAGAAGATCAAGACCCTGGACGACCTCAAGGGCAAGAAGATCGCCACCCCGCAGCTCGGCAACACCCAGGACGTGGCGTTCCTCAACTGGATCTCCGAGAAGGGCTGGAAGGTCGACGCCCAGAGCGGCAAGGGCGACGTCTCCGTCGTCCGTACGGACAACAAGGTGACCCCGGATGCCTACAAGTCCGGTTCCATCGACGGCGCCTGGGTCCCCGAGCCGACCGCCTCCAAGCTGGTCGCCGAGGGTGCGAAGGAACTGCTGGACGAGTCGACGCTGTGGCCGGACGACAAGTTCGTGATCACCAACATCATCGTGTCGCAGAAGTTCCTCAAGGATCACCCGGACGTCGTCGAGGCCGTCCTGCGCGGCTCGGTGAAGACCAACGCCTGGATCAACGCCAACCCGGACAAGGCCAAGGCCTCCGCGAACGCCGCGCTGAAGAAGCTCACCGGCAAGGAGCTGCCCGCCGAGGTCATCGACCCCGCCTGGAAGTCGATCCAGATCACCGACGACCCGCTGGCCGCGACGCTCGACGCGCAGGCCCAGCACGCGGTCAAGGCCGGTCTCCTGGAGAAGCCCGACCTCAAGGGCATCTACGACCTGAAGCCGCTCAACAAGATCCTCAAGGCCGCGGGCGAGCCCGAGGCCGACGACGCCGGTCTCGGCGTCAAGTAACCAGCCGCCCGAAGACTCCCAGGAGGTGACGACCATGGCGAACACCCTCACCAAGGCCGAGGACCGTGTCTCGGTCGGGCACGCCGCCCGTATCGCGCACGTCTCGAAGTCCTTCGCCGGGCCCGCGGGAACGCAGCTGGTCCTGGACGACATCACGCTCGATGTCGCCCCGGGCGAGTTCGTCACCCTCCTGGGAGCCTCCGGGTGCGGCAAGTCCACGCTGCTCAACCTGGTGGCCGGCCTGGACCGGCCGACCGCGGGGACCATCGAGACCCCGGGCGGCCGCCCGGCGCTGATGTTCCAGGAGCACGCCCTGTTCCCGTGGCTGACCGCGGGCAAGAACATCGAACTGGCCCTGCGCCTGCGCGGGGTGCCCAAGTCGCAGCGCCGCGCCGAGGCGGAACGGCTGCTGGAGCTGGTCCGGCTCGGCGGGGCGTACGGGAAGCGGGTGCACGAGCTGTCCGGCGGGATGCGGCAGCGCGTGGCGATGGCCCGCGCGCTCGCCCAGGACAGCCAACTGCTGCTGATGGACGAGCCGTTCGCCGCGCTCGACGCCATCACCCGCGATGTGCTGCACGACGAGCTGACCCGGATCTGGCGCGAGACGAACGTCTCGGTCCTCTTCGTCACACACAACGTGCGCGAGGCCGTCCGCCTCGCCGAGCGCGTGGTGCTGCTCTCGTCCCGCCCCGGCCGGATCGCCCGTGAGTGGACGGTCGACATCGAGCAGCCGCGCCGTATCGAGGACACCGCCGTCGCGGAACTGTCCGTCGAGATCACCGAACAACTGCGTGGGGAGATCCGCCGTCATGGCCAGCACTGACATCAAGTCGGACGAGGCGGGGTCCGGCCGGAAGCCGGACGACCTGGCCGGTCTCGAAGCCGGTCTGGACGCCCTGGACGCGGTGCAGGTGCAGCGCACCCCGGTGCGCGAGGTCCTGCTGCGCAAGGTCCTGCCGCCGGTGCTCGCGGTGGCCCTGGTCCTCGTCGTCTGGCAGCTGCTCGTCTGGGGCGAGGTGACCGAGGACTACAAGCTGCCCGCGCCGTCCGCCGTCTGGGACAGCGCCCACGACATGTGGCTCCAGGGGACGCTGCTC from Streptomyces drozdowiczii carries:
- a CDS encoding GNAT family N-acetyltransferase; its protein translation is MSDPARPAPPASEEVTIWSLEQTSPDDLRPSAVPDAEVRIVRSEVPLPEFSRFLYTAVGGDIRWTDRLGMTYAQWQEALERPGAETWVAYANGTPAGYVELDPQDDGVVEIMYFGLIPAFRGRRIGGHLLSYGTARAWDLGERWPERPATKRVWLHTCSKDGPHAMDNYLRRGFRLFDTRTELEEPVDTPGPWPGSGR
- a CDS encoding putative leader peptide — translated: MSGTGIALVSRRHVDLGRMSSAICPAS
- a CDS encoding phosphoadenylyl-sulfate reductase encodes the protein MTVTQNIDTLTDEDLRELAERAGRELEDASALDILRWAADTFGPRFCVTSSMEDAVVAHLASRVMPGVDVVFLDTGYHFEETIGTRDAVDAVMDVNVITLTPRQTVAEQDAEYGPKLHDRDPDLCCKLRKVKPLEEGLTGYAAWATGLRRDESPTRANTPVVGWDEKRRKVKVSPIARWTQDDVDAYVAEHGVLTNPLLMDGYASVGCAPCTRRVLEGEDARAGRWAGRGKTECGLHG
- the cysC gene encoding adenylyl-sulfate kinase → MSVTETGATVWLTGLPSAGKTTIAYELAGRLRSEGHRVEVLDGDEIREFLSAGLGFSREDRHTNVQRIGFVAELLAANGVKVLVPVIAPYADSRDAVRKRHQAEGTAYLEVHVATPVEVCSERDVKGLYAKQAAGEISGLTGVDDPYEAPESPDLRIESHRQTVQESAAELYALLSERGAA
- the cysD gene encoding sulfate adenylyltransferase subunit CysD, giving the protein MTTVATVHEGTDHPYALSHLDSLESEAVHIFREVAGEFERPVILFSGGKDSILMLHLALKAFAPAPVPFALLHVDTGHNFPEVLAYRDRVVAEHGLRLHVASVQEYIDAGKLRERPDGTRNPLQTVPLTEAIQQHRFDAVFGGGRRDEEKARAKERVFSLRDEFSQWDPRRQRPELWQLYNGRHAPGEHVRVFPISNWTELDVWQYIEREGIELPEIYFAHEREVFNRNGMWLTAGDWGGPKEHEKTETRQVRYRTVGDMSCTGAVDSDATTLDAVITEIAASRLTERGATRADDKMSEAAMEDRKREGYF
- a CDS encoding sulfate adenylyltransferase subunit 1; this translates as MTTTAEQLSATTLLRFATAGSVDDGKSTLVGRLLHDSKSVLTDQLEAVEHASRNRGQEAPDLALLTDGLRAEREQGITIDVAYRYFATPRRRFILADTPGHVQYTRNMVTGASTAELAVVLVDARNGVVEQTRRHAAVAALLRVPHVVLAVNKMDLVEYAEPVFAAIAEEFTAYAASLGVPEITAIPISALAGDNVVEPSAHMDWYGGPTVLEHLETVPVSHDLTGCHARFPVQYVIRPQTAEHPDYRGYAGQIAAGVFRVGESVTVLPSGRTSTIEGIDLLGEPVDIAWAPQSVTLRLADDIDVSRGDLIAPVDDAPAVTQDVEATVCHVADEPLTVGRRVLLKHTTRTVKAIVKDIPSRLTLDDLSQHPAPGKLVANDIGRVVVRTAEPLALDAYADSRRTGSFLLIDPADGTTLSAGMAGASFAAAEEPPAADDDAEWDF
- a CDS encoding aliphatic sulfonate ABC transporter substrate-binding protein, which translates into the protein MPAPRTTLRRNIAAVAALPLLAVALTACGYGSDSADDAKKVNAASGKKLSADTVRIGYFPNLTHATALVGDQEGLFQKELGGTQLKTATFNAGPSEIEALNANSIDIGFIGPSPSINGYTKSKGQNLRIIGGSASGGVKLVVNPKKIKTLDDLKGKKIATPQLGNTQDVAFLNWISEKGWKVDAQSGKGDVSVVRTDNKVTPDAYKSGSIDGAWVPEPTASKLVAEGAKELLDESTLWPDDKFVITNIIVSQKFLKDHPDVVEAVLRGSVKTNAWINANPDKAKASANAALKKLTGKELPAEVIDPAWKSIQITDDPLAATLDAQAQHAVKAGLLEKPDLKGIYDLKPLNKILKAAGEPEADDAGLGVK
- a CDS encoding ABC transporter ATP-binding protein, giving the protein MANTLTKAEDRVSVGHAARIAHVSKSFAGPAGTQLVLDDITLDVAPGEFVTLLGASGCGKSTLLNLVAGLDRPTAGTIETPGGRPALMFQEHALFPWLTAGKNIELALRLRGVPKSQRRAEAERLLELVRLGGAYGKRVHELSGGMRQRVAMARALAQDSQLLLMDEPFAALDAITRDVLHDELTRIWRETNVSVLFVTHNVREAVRLAERVVLLSSRPGRIAREWTVDIEQPRRIEDTAVAELSVEITEQLRGEIRRHGQH